The Prunus persica cultivar Lovell chromosome G8, Prunus_persica_NCBIv2, whole genome shotgun sequence genome includes a region encoding these proteins:
- the LOC18766549 gene encoding uncharacterized protein LOC18766549 has translation MSIPFCYKPSGLLLHSPRTRSPLLCNHSSSFSKQEQAHNNWTGLKFIRGKKLLKDLSTWGIGGPCNYFIQVLDQTQLVSAIRFCHEHSIRFVIIGKGSNCLFDDFGFDGCVILNRIEFLEEERGLYRVGSGFRFNRLGVHCSNEGFTGLEFAGGIPGTVGGATYMNAGANGQETADAIHCVDIITMDGRLHRLSRTDLNFGYRSSPFQDMQELAAITAVTFKLQHSGSAKRRQHEYMERRRTSQPVGEQSAGSVFRNPLDVGVAAAELIEKAGLKGFRVGGAMVSKMHANFFINCGGSTSQDMLDLLALVKEKVDQKFAVQLKEEILYVHPHRNDVKSKQR, from the exons ATGTCAATCCCATTCTGCTACAAGCCTTCTGGGCTCTTGCTACATTCACCAAGAACCAGAAGCCCCTTACTCTGCAATCACAGCAGCAGCTTCAGCAAACAAGAACAAGCTCACAACAACTGGACCGGGTTGAAATTTATTCGGGGCAAGAAGCTGTTGAAGGATCTCAGCACTTGGGGCATTGGGGGCCCTTGTAATTATTTTATCCAAGTCTTGGATCAAACCCAACTTGTTTCTGCTATCAg ATTCTGTCATGAGCATTCGATTAGGTTCGTTATCATTGGCAAAGGCTCAAACTGTTTATTTGATGATTTCGGTTTTGATGGTTGTGTCATACTCAACCGGATTGAGTTTTTGGAGGAGGAACGTGGTCTATATAGAGTTGGAAGTGGTTTCCGATTTAACCGGTTAGGGGTACACTGCTCAAATGAAGGATTCACAGGGCTTGAGTTTGCTGGAGGAATTCCTGGTACTGTAGGAGGAGCTACTTATATGAATGCTGGAGCAAATGGGCAGGAGACTGCTGATGCTATACATTGTGTTGACATTATTACAATGGATGGAAGGCTTCATAGACTTAGTAGGACTGATCTCAATTTCGGGTACCGTTCATCTCCATTTCAAGATATGCAAGAATTGGCAGCTATAACTGCTGTTACATTTAAGCTGCAGCACTCGGGATCAGCAAAGAGGAGGCAGCATGAATACATGGAGAG GAGAAGAACTTCTCAACCAGTTGGGGAACAAAGTGCTGGCTCGGTCTTTCGAAACCCATTGGATGTGGGAGTTGCTGCAGCTGAGTTGATTGAGAAAGCTGGGCTGAAAGGCTTTAGAGTGGGAGGGGCAATGGTATCCAAAATGCATGcaaatttcttcataaatTGTGGTGGCTCAACCTCTCAAGACATGCTTGACCTCCTTGCTTTAGTGAAGGAAAAGGTTGATCAGAAATTTGCAGTACAACTTAAGGAAGAAATCCTATATGTTCACCCGCATCGTAACGATGTGAAATCGAAACAAAGATAA
- the LOC18767650 gene encoding uncharacterized protein LOC18767650 codes for MSSIGQSILMALTVTVNKFASSNVQAVHRRQRKDRRKTTSSKAANDFGRRGLLLSAAFATPPVSESGAELLKKYLKKSEENKAKNDKERMDSYYKRNYKDYFEFEEGTIRAKKGELTKSEKGILDWLENNK; via the exons ATGAGCTCAATAGGCCAAAGCATATTGATGGCCCTGACTGTTACAGTGAACAAGTTTGCTTCATCTAATGTGCAGGCAGTCCATAGAAGGCAACGCAAAGATAGAAGGAAAACCACTTCCTCCAAGGCAGCCAACGATTTTGGAAGAAGAGGGCTGCTCTTATCTGCTGCATTTGCTACTCCCCCTGTCAGTGAATCTGGGGCTGAGCTTCTTAAAA AGTATCTGAAGAAGTCAGAAGAGAACAAGGCCAAGAATGACAAGGAG AGAATGGACAGTTACTATAAGCGCAATTACAAGGATTACTTTGAGTTTGAGGAAGGAACTATAAGGGCGAAGAAAGGGGAGCTTACCAAATCAGAGAAGGGGATTCTTGATTGGCTTGAAAATAACAAGTGA
- the LOC18767279 gene encoding magnesium transporter MRS2-3, with translation MRAPNPIHHPSKSGAAEDDPDPTRPTMPGMGMSVAAGMRKKGLGVRPWLVLDASGQTQVVEAGKHAIMRRTGLPARDLRILDPLLSYPSTVLGRERAIVINLEHIKAIITAQEVLLLNSRDPSVTPFIDELQRRLLRHHQATTKPAKTQDKEGNGEESNWYDMEEAEADAQLRRVVGGNDEDEATGKQGLEENRDALKVLPFEFVALEACLEAACSCLENEARTLEQEAHPALDKLTSKISTLNLERVRQIKSRLVAITGRVQKVRDELEHLLDDDEDMAEMYLTEKLVQQHFENSTTSSLSEREDMDNEAPRRDMDDRIPTEISLEASGGSSNFEGDLQNPDNPQHQFLSRDSHGNTTSSTHSAMGKDLDVEELEMLLEAYFVQIDGTLNKLSTLREYVDDTEDYINIMLDDKQNHLLQMGVMLTTATLVVSAFVVIAGIFGMNIKIELFDSEKAGMREFMWTVGGSTGGTIFLYVIAIGWCKHKRLLE, from the exons ATGAGAGCTCCTAATCCAATTCACCACCCCTCTAAGTCGGGTGCAGCGGAGGACGACCCGGACCCGACCCGGCCCACAATGCCAGGGATGGGCATGTCGGTGGCCGCCGGGATGCGGAAGAAAGGCCTTGGTGTGCGCCCATGGCTGGTTCTGGACGCCAGCGGCCAAACCCAGGTGGTAGAGGCGGGCAAACACGCCATCATGCGCCGAACGGGTCTACCCGCCCGTGACCTTCGGATCCTGGATCCGCTTCTTTCGTACCCGTCTACGGTACTGGGTCGAGAGAGAGCGATCGTGATCAACTTGGAGCACATCAAGGCCATCATCACCGCTCAGGAGGTCCTCTTGCTCAATTCCAGAGACCCATCTGTGACGCCATTTATTGATGAGCTTCAGCGGAGGCTTTTGCGCCATCACCAAGCCACCACCAAACCCGCCAAAACCCAG GATAAGGAGGGCAATGGTGAAGAATCAAATTGGTATGACATGGAAGAGGCAGAGGCTGATGCACAATTGAGACGCGTTGTTGGTGGTAATGATGAAGATGAGGCAACAGGGAAGCAAGGTCTGGAGGAGAATCGTGATGCGTTGAAGGTCCTGCCTTTTGAGTTTGTTGCATTGGAGGCATGCCTTGAGGCTGCATGCAGTTGCTTAGAGAATGAA GCAAGGACATTGGAGCAAGAAGCTCATCCAGCTTTAGATAAGCTCACTTCAAAGATTAGTACTCTCAATTTGGAACGTGTCCGCCAGATCAAGAGTCGCTTGGTTGCAATTACCGGCCGCGTTCAGAAG GTGAGGGATGAACTAGAACACttgcttgatgatgatgaagatatgGCCGAGATGTATCTAACTGAAAAGTTGGTTCAacaacattttgaaaattcgACCACTTCATCtttgagtgagagagaggacaTGGATAATGAAGCTCCACGAAGAGACATGGATGACAG GATTCCTACTGAAATCTCATTGGAAGCTTCCGGAGGTTCCTCCAATTTTGAAGGTGATCTTCAAAACCCTGACAATCCCCAGCATCAATTCCTTAGCAGGGACAGCCATGGGAACACTACTAGTTCCACTCATAGTGCTATGGGAAAGGACCTTGACGTAGAGGAGCTTGAAATGCTTTTGGAGGCATATTTTGTGCAAATTGATGGTACACTAAACAAGCTATCCACG CTGAGGGAGTATGTCGACGACACAGAGGATTACATCAATATAATGTTGGATGACAAACAGAATCATCTCCTGCAAATGGGGGTCATGTTGACCACAGCAACCCTGGTAGTGAGTGCCTTTGTTGTTATAGCTGGTATCTTCGGCATGAATATCAAAATTGAGCTGTTTGATTCAGAAAAAGCAGGGATGCGAGAGTTCATGTGGACTGTTGGTGGCAGTACTGGTGGGACCATATTCTTATATGTGATTGCTATTGGATGGTGCAAGCATAAACGCTTACTGGAGTAG
- the LOC18767475 gene encoding magnesium transporter MRS2-3, whose translation MRPPSPHHPQQLPHPSNSAPLMGPLPTGGQRKKSSKGTTGVRSWLLMDSGGKTQVMEAGKHVIMRRTGLPARDLRILDPVLMYPSTVLGRERAIVINLEHIKAIVTAHEVLLVKSADPSVSPFVDELQRRLIRHNQVTTAALEGNEEDGSKSNWTRLHDLGESQSRGESRENSPKGFSDQFDEQGRVEKNQLYGSKVLPFEFVALEACLESACSCLENEAKRLEEEAYPALDKLSSKISTLNLERVRQIKSRLVAITGRVQKVRDELEHLLDDDEDMAEMYLTEKSVERDLETNSSASSSMNEPILCDEMDDEIVQADMEIDRDAQIGTTTTNTSKQLDVQELEMLLEAYFVQIDGILNKLSTLREYVDDTEDYINIMLDDKQNQLLQMGVVLSTATLVVSALIVVAGVFGMNVRIALFKEETKIGMPKFLWTVGGGSIGSVVLFVIAIAWYKHSRLLD comes from the exons ATGAGACCTCCTTCTCCTCATCATCCTCAACAACTGCCCCACCCGTCAAACTCCGCCCCGTTAATGGGCCCCCTGCCCACTGGGGGCCAGCGGAAGAAGAGCTCCAAGGGGACTACCGGCGTCCGGTCCTGGCTGCTAATGGACTCCGGCGGGAAAACCCAAGTCATGGAAGCGGGTAAACACGTCATCATGCGCCGGACGGGTCTACCCGCCAGGGACCTCCGGATCCTTGACCCGGTTCTCATGTATCCGTCGACGGTTCTGGGTCGAGAGAGAGCGATTGTGATCAACCTGGAGCACATCAAGGCCATCGTCACCGCCCATGAGGTCCTCTTGGTCAAGTCCGCCGACCCTTCTGTCAGTCCTTTCGTTGACGAGCTTCAGCGCAGGCTAATCCGCCATAACCAAGTAACCACAGCAGCTCTG GAGGGgaatgaagaagatgggtCGAAGTCAAACTGGACCAGGCTGCATGATTTGGGAGAGTCACAGTCGAGAGGTGAGAGCCGTGAGAATTCCCCAAAAGGGTTTTCTGATCAGTTTGATGAACAGGGTCGAGTTGAGAAGAATCAATTGTATGGATCAAAGGTTCTtccttttgagtttgttgCATTGGAGGCTTGCCTTGAATCTGCTTGCAGTTGCTTAGAAAATGAA GCGAAGAGATTGGAGGAAGAAGCTTATCCAGCTTTGGATAAGCTGAGTTCAAAGATAAGTACTCTCAATCTGGAACGTGTCCGCCAGATCAAAAGTCGCTTGGTTGCTATAACCGGACGTGTTCAGAAG GTGAGGGATGAATTAGAACATTTGctagatgatgatgaagatatgGCCGAGATGTATTTGACTGAAAAGTCTGTTGAGCGAGACCTAGAAACTAATTCTTCTGCATCTTCATCCATGAACGAGCCGATTCTGTGCGATGAAATGGATGATGAAATTGTTCAAGCAGACATGGAAATCGACAG GGACGCCCAAATTGGTACAACTACTACTAATACAAGCAAGCAGCTTGATGTGCAGGAGCTTGAAATGCTTTTGGAGGCATACTTTGTCCAAATTGATGGCATACTAAACAAGCTATCCACG CTGAGGGAGTATGTGGACGACACAGAGGACTACATAAACATAATGCTGGATGACAAACAGAACCAACTGCTGCAGATGGGGGTGGTGCTGTCCACAGCAACCCTTGTGGTGAGTGCCTTAATCGTTGTGGCTGGAGTCTTTGGGATGAACGTAAGAATAGCACTCTTCAAGGAAGAAACCAAAATTGGGATGCCAAAGTTTTTGTGGACTGTTGGGGGAGGTTCCATTGGGAGCGTTGTCTTATTTGTCATTGCTATTGCCTGGTACAAGCATTCACGCTTGCTCGATTAA
- the LOC18766268 gene encoding protein FAR1-RELATED SEQUENCE 5, which produces MEDGEGETSTGLNISEGESNKKSSYAMKGNEKIDLVRSSIRKQLIPVIGMEFETEDLAFKFYNAYAYNIGFSIRRSSCHKFKSGQLRDRLFVCFAKGKREIDKRVSNVKYHRAETRCGCLARMKISCHLNDKYRVIEFVSEHNHELLPKAALEFLSRQAGGRESLGFIPDDYKNYLHSKRTREMKLGDTGGVLEYLQQMQLIDPNFFYAIQVDEDDLITNIFWADARMMVDCDYFGDVVCFDTTYRKNKEGRPFAMFVGVNHHKQTIIFGAALLYDETIQTFTWLFDTFVKAMSGKKPKSILTDQDVATSAALSLKWPETSHRLCIWHIYQNAAKHLSGVFEKFKDFSKDFSSCIYDYEDEDAFLNAWNSMLEKYTLVGNDWLVEDRRYEELKAEFKASQSSPTLSFPVEILKHAANVYTPKVFKVFQDELCKAYDCVLHFNNEMGTISKYEVIPYGKNWQHTVTFDSTNNVTLCSCKKFEFAGILCAHALKVLSTRNVKSIPAQYILKRWTKNVKAMSAKINSSSSTNDPKVEIVKRYRELCRFHTQLATRAAGCGKAYEIVIRRLNQTFDEVDAFRGIKIKERVVGSSKRPKNALEKLTKKRRTRKTELQNSSSVDSICVPTTKAVPAPPSEISQELVAINNLNMEFPVSMVNLLQAQSPLEGDFGLFSSQFTGWKHGGTGTLVTGKSDSPLAGFYYSKTAFVVPKFNKCIEEPKSIRLKSERGVPDLVIGFDKAAGENFADVAGLF; this is translated from the exons atGGAAGATGGAGAAGGTGAAACAAGCACTGGCTTGAACATTTCAGAAGGTGAAAGCAACAAAAAGTCATCCTATGCTATGAAAGGTAATGAAAAAATAGATTTGGTTCGTTCTAGCATTCGAAAACAACTAATTCCTGTGATTGGGATGGAGTTTGAGACAGAAGACTTagcatttaaattttataatgcaTATGCATACAATATTGGTTTTAGTATTAGAAGAAGTAGCTGTCACAAATTCAAAAGTGGCCAGTTGAGAGACAggctttttgtttgctttgctAAAGGTAAGCGTGAAATTGATAAGCGTGTTTCTAATGTGAAATATCATCGTGCTGAGACAAGATGTGGATGCTTAGCAAGGATGAAAATTAGTTGTCATTTGAATGATAAGTATCGTGTCATAGAATTTGTTTCTGAGCATAACCAT GAATTGCTCCCCAAAGCAGCTCTTGAATTTTTAAGTAGACAAGCTGGTGGTCGGGAAAGTCTTGGATTTATTCCTGATGATTACAAGAACTACTTGCATTCAAAACGAACAAGAGAAATGAAGTTAGGAGATACAGGTGGTGTGTTAGAGTATCTGCAACAAATGCAATTGATtgatcctaattttttttatgctatACAAGTGGATGAAGATGATTTGATCACTAATATTTTTTGGGCTGATGCGAGGATGATGGTAGATTGTGATTATTTTGGTGATGTAGTATGTTTTGATACTACctatagaaaaaataaagaaggaaGACCTTTTGCAATGTTTGTTGGTGTCAATCACCATAAGCAAACTATTATATTTGGTGCTGCATTATTATATGATGAGacaattcaaacttttacatGGTTGTTTGATACTTTTGTGAAGGCTATGTCTGGAAAAAAGCCAAAGAGCATTCTTACAGACCAAGATGTAGCAACGTCTGCAGCATTATCTTTAAAATGGCCAGAAACATCTCATCGTTTATGTATTTGGCACATATATCAGAATGCAGCCAAACACCTTAGCGGTGTTTTTGAGAAGTTCAAAGATTTCAGCAAAGATTTTAGTAGTTGCATATATGATTATGAGGATGAAGATGCTTTTCTAAATGCTTGGAATAGTATGCTTGAAAAATATACTCTCGTGGGCAATGATTG GTTGGTTGAAGATCGTCGTTACGAAGAGTTGAAAGCTGAATTTAAAGCAAGTCAAAGTTCCCCAACATTGTCATTTCCCGTAGAAATATTGAAGCATGCAGCAAATGTGTATACACCGAAAGTGTTTAAAGTGTTTCAAGATGAGCTATGTAAGGCTTATGATTGTGTTTTGCACTTCAATAATGAGATGGGAACAATCAGCAAGTATGAAGTTATCCCGTATGGGAAGAATTGGCAACATACAGTTACATTTGACTCAACAAATAATGTAACTTTATGTAGTTGTAAAAAGTTTGAGTTTGCAGGAATCTTATGTGCACATGCCTTGAAGGTTCTTTCTACAAGAAATGTTAAAAGTATCCCAGCTCAATACATCTTGAAGAGATGGACAAAAAATGTGAAGGCTATGAGTGCAAAAATTAATTCATCTTCAAGTACAAATGACCCTAAGGTAGAAATTGTAAAACGTTATAGAGAGTTGTGTCGGTTCCATACTCAATTAGCAACAAGGGCAGCAGGGTGTGGTAAGGCGTATGAAATTGTTATACGACGATTGAATCAGACTTTTGACGAGGTGGATGCat TTAGAGgaatcaaaattaaagaaagagtTGTTGGTAGTTCTAAAAGGCCAAAAAATGCTTTGGAGAAGCTgacaaagaagagaagaactcGAAAAACAGAATTGCAAAATTCAAGCAGTGTTGATTCAATATGTGTTCCTACTACGAAAGCTGTTCCAGCACCTCCATCAGAAATTTCACAG GAACTTGTTGCTatcaataatttaaatatggAATTTCCAGTTAGCATGGTCAACTTATTGCAG GCACAATCACCATTGGAAGGAGATTTTGGGTTGTTTAGCTCTCAATTCACAG GGTGGAAACATGGGGGCACAGGGACTTTGGTAACAGGAAAATCGGACTCGCCTCTTGCAGGCTTTTACTATTCCAAGACAGCCTTTGTTGTtccaaaatttaataaatgcaTTGAAGAGCCAAAGTCTATTCGTCTGAAGAGTGAAAGAGGAGTTCCAGATTTGGTGATTGGGTTTGACAAGGCTGCTGGAGAAAATTTTGCTGATGTGGCTGGCCTATTTTAG